The following coding sequences are from one Selenomonas sputigena ATCC 35185 window:
- a CDS encoding glycosyltransferase family 2 protein → MEIQVIIPVYRPDARFLQLLCMIKIQSLKNLPVLLIDSGKGMSYAEEIKGMNVKVRKINIEEFNHGGTRQWGMDLCSGADIYVFLTQDAVFFDEYAVENLVAAFTDDYVGCAYGRQVPHRGSGVFGAFARKFNYPLESHIYAIEDKRRYGIKTVFISNSFAAYRKEAIQQVHGFPKHTILSEDMCVAAKMLLQGWKIAYVANAAVYHSHDYTIFQEFKRYFDIGVFHAREPWIQQKFGKAEGEGKRFIMTEFRYVLKRCPYRFFEMILRDGMKFLGYRLGRNEKYLKNKWKMKLSMSPRYWDV, encoded by the coding sequence GTGGAAATACAAGTCATCATACCAGTTTATCGTCCGGATGCTAGATTCTTGCAGCTTTTATGCATGATAAAGATACAGTCTTTGAAAAATTTGCCAGTTTTATTGATTGATTCTGGTAAGGGAATGTCCTATGCAGAGGAAATCAAGGGGATGAATGTCAAGGTTCGGAAAATTAATATCGAAGAGTTTAATCATGGCGGAACTCGTCAATGGGGAATGGATTTGTGTTCGGGAGCAGACATCTATGTGTTTCTTACACAGGATGCAGTTTTTTTTGATGAATATGCTGTAGAGAATCTAGTTGCTGCTTTTACCGATGATTATGTTGGTTGTGCTTATGGCCGTCAAGTTCCTCATAGGGGTTCTGGTGTTTTTGGGGCGTTTGCTAGAAAGTTTAATTATCCATTAGAAAGTCATATCTATGCCATCGAAGATAAGAGGCGATATGGAATTAAAACAGTATTTATTTCTAATTCTTTTGCTGCTTATCGGAAAGAGGCAATACAGCAGGTTCATGGGTTTCCGAAGCATACTATTTTGAGTGAAGATATGTGTGTTGCAGCGAAAATGTTGCTGCAGGGGTGGAAAATCGCGTATGTGGCAAATGCTGCTGTATATCATTCTCATGATTATACGATATTTCAAGAGTTTAAGCGTTATTTCGATATTGGGGTATTTCATGCACGTGAGCCTTGGATTCAGCAAAAATTTGGTAAGGCGGAGGGAGAAGGAAAACGTTTTATCATGACAGAGTTTCGTTATGTATTGAAACGTTGCCCTTACCGTTTTTTTGAGATGATTTTGCGTGATGGTATGAAGTTTTTGGGTTATCGCTTGGGGCGTAATGAGAAGTATTTGAAAAATAAGTGGAAGATGAAGTTGAGTATGTCTCCAAGATATTGGGATGTTTAA
- a CDS encoding O-antigen ligase family protein — MKGSFKLIHRYLIAIAIVLLPVFNSLGTDKLGALGRSASTYPLLLGVIVWLGTLVLQRGKVYYPRNLGFFFLLMFLLTAVLSGLFNLPDLYVLKYQGISGIDRFFIQIFALLFYVFIVIYIYNAFYHAGKEAERLFVTALSLSFFLAGGYSLFEIGAFLNVPFSTEILGYIDTLFRANEELYGLRLRSLANEASMFAMYCTLIFPWIFSRFFRNRRSFGDIIIVSYFILLMGLTFSRTAYIVFIIQLIVFFILYRKEIFSVGMHGAVYFFAIIGILTFGAISIYFSNMELFEKIDVTALVYSLVSDDVDNPHLLSNIARYSSQIAAIRMFFDHPVLGVGLGGFGFYAPQYYPDSLGESWEIIAQSSNTIGGAWPVAHGLYVRILAEMGILGLVFWLFLWGWNIFKSFASLRNLAREQIQYKKNLLISLIGMLLIGFVGDSLTWASYWIYLGFLGIEESNGCRE; from the coding sequence ATGAAGGGTTCTTTCAAACTTATACATCGATATTTAATTGCGATTGCTATAGTCTTGCTGCCGGTATTTAATTCATTGGGAACTGATAAATTGGGCGCCTTGGGGCGTTCGGCAAGTACATATCCTTTGCTTCTAGGGGTGATTGTATGGTTAGGAACACTTGTGCTTCAAAGAGGAAAGGTGTATTATCCTCGAAATCTTGGTTTCTTTTTTTTGTTGATGTTTCTTTTGACCGCTGTTCTTTCTGGATTGTTCAATCTTCCTGATTTATATGTTTTGAAATATCAAGGGATTTCGGGTATAGATCGGTTTTTTATTCAAATTTTTGCGTTGCTGTTTTATGTTTTTATCGTTATATATATATATAATGCTTTTTATCATGCGGGAAAAGAAGCAGAGCGACTATTCGTAACGGCACTTTCCCTATCCTTTTTTTTGGCTGGAGGATACTCTCTTTTTGAAATAGGCGCTTTCCTAAATGTTCCGTTTTCAACAGAGATTTTGGGTTATATAGATACACTTTTTCGAGCTAATGAAGAATTATACGGGTTACGTCTTCGTTCCTTGGCAAATGAAGCGTCTATGTTTGCTATGTATTGCACGCTGATTTTTCCTTGGATCTTTTCGCGTTTTTTTCGTAACAGGAGAAGTTTTGGGGATATTATCATCGTTTCATACTTTATTCTTCTAATGGGCTTGACCTTTTCTAGGACGGCATATATAGTTTTTATCATCCAATTGATAGTTTTCTTTATACTATATAGAAAGGAAATTTTTTCGGTTGGTATGCATGGAGCGGTTTATTTTTTTGCTATAATAGGGATACTGACTTTTGGTGCTATTTCTATCTATTTCTCAAATATGGAACTGTTTGAGAAAATAGATGTTACCGCTCTGGTATATTCACTTGTAAGTGATGATGTGGATAATCCTCACTTGCTATCCAATATTGCACGCTATTCTTCTCAAATTGCAGCGATACGAATGTTCTTTGATCATCCTGTTTTAGGTGTTGGCCTTGGTGGATTTGGATTTTATGCTCCGCAATATTATCCTGATTCTTTAGGAGAGAGTTGGGAGATTATTGCACAGAGTTCTAACACAATTGGTGGTGCATGGCCTGTGGCACATGGACTATATGTAAGGATATTAGCAGAGATGGGTATTCTGGGACTTGTCTTTTGGTTGTTCTTGTGGGGATGGAATATTTTTAAGTCATTTGCAAGTCTAAGAAATTTGGCCAGGGAACAAATTCAGTATAAAAAGAATTTGTTGATTAGTTTGATTGGCATGCTGTTGATTGGTTTTGTTGGTGATAGTTTGACATGGGCTAGCTATTGGATATATTTAGGCTTTTTAGGAATTGAAGAATCTAATGGTTGTAGGGAATAG
- a CDS encoding GumC family protein: MEQNEGMIDLSKLFQIMGARWKAMVTLVLICTLAALVLAFVLPKQYESTTLVQTRNAGKVDASGAAAAMAILGVGGGTSSPTMNYIELMKTRTVLDPIIDSMDFDDDKKPDAKSFAKQRLDVRNTKGTNLIEVAARGKTPEEAQRISQSVVDNFLLMQTDMNQETQSLLVKFLEKRIAESKQESEEAEERLAKFSKEHKIYSPDDQVKAAIEQLAVFDKAIGEVEVAQKSAQAELDTAEAKLVEQKMESKAYRVSDNAIVQKIRDQIVAKQVEIVGLEERYTEKHPSVQQARNELRQLQGSLDAEVVASVDSNAATLNPAHSEVLKKQALAAVNLAVAEAGERKLKEQREKKESEIGKLPDDVLEYMRLEREVKIKSEVYLNLVKQSEQSKIQEAMESMDIQIVDRANLPDKPVAPRKILIVAMGFVIGVFLAVGYGLLLSRREA; encoded by the coding sequence ATGGAACAGAACGAGGGTATGATCGACCTCTCGAAACTTTTTCAAATCATGGGTGCGCGTTGGAAAGCCATGGTCACGCTCGTGCTTATCTGCACGCTCGCGGCACTCGTCCTCGCCTTTGTGCTGCCAAAGCAGTATGAATCCACGACCTTGGTGCAGACACGTAATGCCGGCAAGGTGGATGCTTCAGGAGCTGCCGCAGCAATGGCAATACTGGGTGTAGGCGGCGGGACATCATCACCGACGATGAACTACATCGAGCTGATGAAGACACGCACGGTGCTTGATCCGATTATTGACAGCATGGATTTTGATGATGATAAGAAACCGGATGCGAAATCCTTTGCGAAACAAAGATTGGATGTAAGGAACACGAAAGGCACTAATTTGATTGAAGTAGCTGCACGCGGAAAAACGCCCGAAGAAGCGCAGCGGATATCTCAGTCGGTTGTCGATAACTTCCTCCTCATGCAGACGGATATGAATCAGGAGACGCAGTCTCTGCTCGTGAAGTTCCTCGAAAAGCGCATTGCAGAAAGCAAACAGGAATCGGAAGAGGCAGAGGAGAGGCTGGCAAAGTTCAGCAAAGAGCATAAGATATACAGTCCTGACGATCAAGTGAAGGCAGCGATCGAGCAGCTGGCTGTTTTTGACAAGGCAATCGGCGAAGTCGAGGTGGCGCAGAAGTCTGCTCAAGCCGAGCTGGATACAGCGGAGGCGAAGCTGGTCGAGCAAAAGATGGAGAGCAAGGCGTATCGTGTTTCTGACAATGCTATCGTGCAAAAGATTCGCGATCAGATTGTCGCAAAGCAGGTGGAAATCGTGGGTCTTGAAGAGCGCTATACCGAGAAACATCCGAGCGTACAGCAGGCGAGGAATGAGCTGCGCCAGCTGCAGGGAAGCCTCGACGCCGAGGTCGTGGCAAGCGTGGACTCGAATGCGGCGACGCTGAACCCTGCGCATTCGGAAGTCTTGAAGAAGCAGGCCTTGGCAGCCGTCAACCTGGCTGTTGCCGAGGCGGGGGAAAGGAAGCTCAAGGAGCAGCGCGAGAAAAAGGAAAGTGAGATTGGAAAGCTGCCGGATGATGTGCTGGAATACATGCGTCTCGAGCGCGAAGTGAAAATCAAGAGCGAGGTCTATCTGAACCTCGTCAAGCAGAGCGAGCAGAGCAAGATTCAAGAAGCGATGGAGAGCATGGATATCCAGATTGTTGATCGAGCTAATCTCCCTGATAAGCCGGTTGCGCCGAGAAAGATTTTGATTGTAGCAATGGGCTTTGTGATAGGTGTATTCCTTGCTGTAGGATATGGGTTGTTGCTTTCTAGGCGAGAAGCATAG
- the wbaP gene encoding undecaprenyl-phosphate galactose phosphotransferase WbaP codes for MDVRLKIPVEIRRLCAPLVFLVFDYLAILLAEQLAFGLHDLYGASVGESYHIAETYVFLWIPLVFLAFLGITQTYTKMQPILETVRQIFYAVLYALITCLIVLYFIQASVLASRLYVVAFACLAIFNLYIERYVLLKIFKMTRSLMKPVLLIGAGKTAEQILRCFERDLGYRYEVVGILDDNPISKMLSQKFLLLGKIEDAAMVLKNFGIKTIIIAAPGMKKKKLQELLDSIQPYVRDISFVPDLVGMPLYNVEAQTLFNEQVMLLSLRNNLARRRNRWYKRIFDLVFGGLMCIPVLPILFLLALCVRFDSKGTVFFNAERIGKDGKVFTCYKFRSMYMDSDRILQEYLAARPEARTEWDTFAKLREYDPRVTRVGAWMRKYSLDELPQILNVIKGDMSLVGPRPYLPREQGDIGEHLLTITSTVPGITGYWQTSGRNDVSFAGRVAMDVWYVRNWSIWLDLMYLFKTVKIVLTRKGAY; via the coding sequence ATGGATGTAAGGCTGAAAATACCTGTAGAAATTCGCAGACTGTGTGCACCGTTGGTTTTTCTTGTCTTTGACTATCTGGCGATTCTACTGGCAGAGCAGCTTGCTTTTGGGCTACATGACCTCTATGGCGCGTCTGTGGGGGAGTCCTATCATATAGCGGAAACGTATGTGTTTCTCTGGATACCGTTGGTGTTTTTGGCGTTTTTGGGTATCACACAAACGTATACTAAAATGCAGCCAATTTTAGAAACTGTGCGGCAGATTTTTTATGCCGTTCTATACGCTTTGATTACGTGCCTTATTGTCCTCTATTTCATTCAGGCAAGTGTGCTTGCTTCGCGTTTGTATGTTGTTGCATTCGCGTGCTTAGCGATCTTTAATCTTTACATTGAGAGATATGTGCTTTTAAAAATTTTCAAGATGACTCGTTCCTTGATGAAACCAGTGTTACTGATTGGTGCAGGGAAAACGGCAGAGCAAATATTGCGCTGTTTTGAAAGAGATTTGGGGTATCGTTATGAAGTGGTCGGGATTCTTGATGACAATCCGATTTCAAAGATGTTGTCACAAAAGTTTTTGTTGCTTGGCAAGATAGAAGATGCAGCTATGGTTCTGAAGAACTTTGGGATAAAGACGATAATTATTGCTGCGCCTGGAATGAAGAAGAAAAAACTTCAAGAGTTATTAGATAGTATACAGCCCTATGTTCGAGATATCTCTTTCGTACCGGATTTGGTAGGGATGCCGCTGTATAATGTAGAAGCGCAAACCTTATTTAATGAGCAAGTTATGCTTTTGTCTTTACGCAATAACCTGGCGAGACGGAGAAATCGCTGGTATAAACGTATATTCGACCTCGTTTTTGGGGGGCTTATGTGCATACCTGTATTGCCCATCTTGTTTCTCTTGGCGCTTTGTGTGCGGTTCGACTCCAAGGGAACAGTCTTTTTCAATGCGGAACGGATTGGAAAAGATGGAAAAGTTTTTACCTGTTATAAGTTTCGTTCGATGTATATGGATTCTGATCGTATATTGCAGGAGTATCTTGCGGCACGACCGGAGGCTCGAACAGAATGGGATACTTTTGCAAAACTGCGTGAATATGATCCGCGGGTAACGCGAGTGGGAGCATGGATGCGCAAATACAGCTTGGATGAATTGCCGCAAATCCTCAATGTTATTAAAGGCGATATGAGCTTGGTCGGTCCACGTCCTTACCTGCCGAGAGAACAGGGAGATATAGGAGAGCATCTTTTGACGATTACATCAACAGTTCCTGGGATTACAGGGTATTGGCAGACGAGTGGAAGAAACGATGTAAGCTTTGCGGGACGTGTTGCTATGGATGTATGGTATGTGAGAAATTGGTCGATTTGGCTTGACCTGATGTATTTGTTTAAGACTGTTAAGATTGTTCTTACAAGGAAAGGCGCGTATTAG